The sequence CGCCCCCACTTTGGCGTGGGCATGGAGCAAAAGCCTCCTTTGGCCGTCTTGCGCCATTTGGGGTATACTGGGGATGAGCATATCGCCTTGCTACCACCTATCCTGCTCGACCCAATTAGTACCGACCTGCTGCTCGCTTGTGACAAAGAGGCTGGTAACGATCTATTGGCCACTTACAGGCAGTGCTAACTTCACCATCGTCGGGATCGTCACGAGGTTAGGCAGCACCTTCAGATAACGATGGCCCAGTGCTGAGACGTCGGGCGTGCGTTAGTGCATTAACCAGCGCCGCACGACATCCAAGGCATAATAGAATGTCCATAGCGTGGCCACATCGGATTGGCCGCGAGATGGCCACTGATGCACGTGCACACCATCTGGTGCAGCCAGAGCAATATACAAAAGGGGTGTCTCGCCATCGCTCTCGCAAATGATCAGCCCTAAATCCGCTGTATAATGCTCGCGCAAGACACCTGCCAGTGCGCGCACCGTATCCTCGCTAAGCACTGCTGCTGGGATGGCCATCTCCTTAGCCAGTGTCAAACCGTCAAGAGCAATGCGTACGCCAGCCAGTACCTCCTTGCCGCCTTCCACTTCCAGCAAGCGCCGTGCGACAAGTCCGCCTGTATTGGTTTCGCCAATGGCCATGGTGAGTTTCTGTTGACGCAAAGCACCGACCACGATACCGGGGAGTGTTTCCTCATCCACTCCATAAACCACTGAGCCTAGCCGCGCACGCACCTGTTGTTCCATGCTTTCGAGCAGTCGCAATGCTTCGGCCCGTGTTTTCGCCTTAGCCGTGATGCACACATCGGTTTGACCCGGATGTGCGCGTGTACCCACTGTGGGATTATTGCTGTGCATCAGATCGAAGATGGCTTGGCCAATCATGCTTTCCCCAATGCCCACCGTGTGCACCCAGCGACACAGGATCACAGCTCCCTCTCCCATCTTGTGGCTCAGATAGGGCAACACATGCTTCTGCAGCAGATACGCCATCTCATGCGGCACGCCCGGCAGGCAGATGATTGCCTTCTGATCCACCTCAACGATGAATGATGGAGCTGTGCCCACTGGATTCTCGAGCACGATGGCTCCAGCAGGTACATAGGCTTGCCTGCGGTTGTTAGGGCTCATCGTCGTGCCGCGCTTGCGAAAGAAGGACTCGATCTGAGCAAGCAATTCGGGGTGAAAAACTAATTCTCGCCCGCATACACGGGCTACTGCTTCGCGGGTAACGTCATCTACCGTGGGTCCCAATCCGCCAGTGGTGATCACCACATCCGAACGGGCTAAAGCACTCTGCAATACCGCTACGATGCGCTGTTCGTTATCACCCACAGTCGTAGTGTAATAATGGTCCACACCGATGGTGGCCAGTTGCCGCGCAATATGGGCGGCATTCGTATCCACGATCTCGCCTAGCAGCAATTCCGTGCCGATGGTGACAATTTCTGCGATCAAGCCAGGCTCTCCATACTCGTGCTCTCGCTCCACAGCGAAAAACCGCGCGATGGGAGGAGCATCACTCTGTATCCTAGAGGTATTGCCCTTTGCCCTGGCGTTTCAATTCTTCAACCACTTTCTTCACGTCTTGAGCGCGCTCTTTAGGGCACACCAGCACAGCATCGCCAGCATCAATCACGATCATGCCCTGCAACCCTAGAACCGCTACCAGACGGCCAGAGCTATAGACGAAGGTATCCTTGCAATCTAGCACAATCTGTTCGCCTTGCACCACGTTCCCTTCATTATCCGCCGGCAATAGACTAGCCACGGAACTCCAGCAGCCTACGTCGCTCCAGCCAAAGTCAGCAGGGATCACCACGACATCGCTAGCCCGTTCCATGATGCCCACGTCAATGGACACGCTGCGAACAGTAGGCCAGATGCGTTCAATTGCTTCAGCTTGCTTCGGCGTATCCAGCACTGGCTCTAATTCCATCAACTGTGCATACAGCTCTGGCAGTAAACGGCGCATTTCCCTTAGGATTGCGGACACTTTCCAGACAAATATGCCACTATTCCAGAAATAGCGCCCGCTTTGCACAAAGGAACAGGCTATCCCCAGATCGGGCTTTTCAGTAAAGCGCTCCACTCGATATACATCTTGATCCCCAACCCGACCAAGCAAAGCGCCACGTTCGATATAACCATAGCCAGTCTCTGGGTAGGTAGGCTGAATGCCCAGCGTAATTAGGTGGTCGTCCTCAGCAGTTCGCACTGCAGCTCGCAGTGCTCGACGAAATCCCTGCTCATCTTCAACCACGTGGTCGGCGTGCAAAGAGATCATGATAGCATCTGGATCGCGCTTGTGGATGAGCAGAGCCATCAGCCCGATGCAAGGCGCAGTACCGCGTCCTATCGGCTCTACCACAAAGTTGGCGGAGGGGATAGTGGGCAATTCATCGCGCACTGCCTGTGCATGCTCAGCCACCGTAATGACCATCAAATGATCATTGGGGATCAATGGCTGCACACGCGCACAGGTCTGGGCCAGCATGGTGTCATCGCTATACAGCGCCAGAAGGTGCTTTGGCTGTTTCATACGGCTAAGCGGCCAAAGGCGTGTGCCTCCCCCACCAGCCAGAATCACCCCATATAAAGGAGATTGAGTACTACTCATACTTGCTCCATAACTCGAGTCTGAGATGCCTGCCTCTATAGAGGATCAATCCACGGTATATGAATGGCGGCTCTCATGGGCTAATATGTAATGCATGCCCCCAGTCTGTCGCACCAGCCCTTTAAGTTCCATCAAGGCTAGTGTACCCGTGACCTGAGCGATGGGCAGGCCAGTGGCACGCCCCAATTCGTCCACGTGTATCGGCTCTTCCGACAAATGCCGAAGTACAAGGGCTTCTGTCTCGTTCTCCGGCACCACCGCCCGTACTTCCGCCTGTTGGCTGACCATGGTCAGGTTCAGTTCTTCCAGTATGTCCTGGGCACGCATTACCAACTTGGCTTCACCTTGCTGGATAAGCCGATTGGTTCCACTACAACCATGGTCGAAGATGCTGCCAGGCACAGCAAAGACCTCGCGCCCCTGCTCCAATGCATAGTAAGCGGTGATCAACGCGCCACTGCCTTCACCCGCTTGAGCAATCAATGTGCCTAACGCCAAACCACTGATGAGCCGATTACGTGGCGGAAAATTACCCTTCTCTGGTTTCGTGCCTAGTGGATACTCCGTGATAAGCGCACCAGAGGCCACAATATCGCGTGCCAAATTGGCATTCTCATAAGGGTAGATGATGTCTATGCCAGACCCCAGCACGGCAATAGTGCGGCCTCCCGCCTCCAGAGCAGCGCGATGTGCTTCCGAATCAATGCCACGCGCCAAACCGCTGATAATCGTAATGTGGTTTCGCGCAAGTTCACCTGCTAGATAGCGGGTTGCTTCGCGACCATAAGCCTTGGCATAACGTGTGCCAACCACAGCCACAGCCCATTCGTCTTCTGGCGTGTACGAACCTTTAACATACAGCACGGGTGGCGGCAAGTTGATCTGGCGTAGCAGGCGTGGGTACCCTTCATCCTGCAACGTGAACACATGTGCGCCTGTGTCTTCAATGCGGTGCATCTCTGCATCCAGGTCGAGTTTATCGCGCATGGCAATCAGGCTCTGGAGGGGCTTGCGATCCAGACCTGCTCGCGCCAAATCTAGCGCAGAAGCGTGCCATGCCCGCTCAGCACTGCCGAAATAGTCCAAGAGCTTCTTCAGACGGGCTGGTCCAATCCCTGGAACGATATTGAAACCCACCCAATATCTGGTATCCATGCTCCGCATCTCTAGAGAGGATTCGCATTGAGCGAATGCTTAGCGCCCAAGTGCCATCCTTAGGTAAAAGCTAAAAGCCCGGACAACACGAGTTTGCTACTGCGCCGCATTGTCCCGGCATTGACATAGGTGCTATTGTGGCAATAGGTAAAACTTATTGCCAGTAAGATATGTCATGTTCTGCTACTCGACAATCTCCAGAATTGCTCGCTTCCCAGCCCGTGTGGAAGCAACGCGCAGTAGGCTACGTATAGCGTTGGCCACACGACCATTCTTCCCAATCACACGGCCCATGTCAGACGGGGCTACATGTAACTCATAGATGATGGAACGTGCTCCAACGATCTCCTCAACCCGTACTTCTTCGGGATGATCAACGAGGGATTTGGCTATGTACTCGATGAGTTCCTTCATCTGCCCTTCAGACACGAGTGGTTATCCTCCCCCCGCGGTAGGCTCAGCAGCAACATCAGTCGCGGTCGGTGCACTGTAGCGCCGTTTCCGCTCTGTGATTAGGCCTTTTTTTTCCAACAGCCGTGCTACAGCATCGCTAGGCTGCGCTCCCTGTGATAGCCAGTAGCGAGCGCGCTCTTCGTCGATTTCGAACGTAGGCGGATCAGTACGAGGATTATAATAACCGATATTCTCAATAAAGCGCCCATCTCGCGGAGATCGCGCATCTGCTACAACAATGCGGTAGCTAGCTTGTTTCTTTGCACCAGTACGACGAAGACGAATCCTAACTGCCAAGAAACCTTTCCTCCTTCATTTAGCAAACTCGAAAACCCTTTTGATCTTTGTATTTTCCATCTCGCTAACAATACTGTCAGTCAGCTCACATGGACATACTCATGTTAGGCACAAATTGTAATAGAGAATGAGCCTGTGGTCAAGAAACCCGAGTGGGCAAACTCCGCGCAGGCTCGTCCGGAAGACAGCTTCACAATCTGAACCGCCCCAACAGAGCAGCAGGTCCACGTCCTGTGCTCATCTGCTTTATCAACTGCTGCATCTGACGGAACTGATTGAGCAATTGATTGACTTCAGATACAGTGGTGCCACTGCCTCGTGCGATACGGCGTTTGCGGCTTCCGTTGATGATACGTGGGTCACGCCGCTCCTCCGGAGTCATGGAGCGGATGATGGCTTCTACGCGCTTCATCTGCTTTTCGGTCAATTCTTCCGGCAATTGGCTCTTGATACCCGAAAACCCCGGGATCATTTCCAAAAGTTGATGCAATGGCCCCATCTTCCTCACCTGTTGCATCTGTTCCAGAAAATCTTCCAGATCGAAAGTGGCCGTGCGCAGCTTTTGTTCCATCTTGAGCGCCTGTTCCTGATCAAAAGCAGCTTCAGCGCGTTCGATGAGAGTCAGCACATCGCCCATGCCCAAAATGCGCGAAGCCAATCGTTCAGGCTGGAAGGGCTCAAGTGCATCTAATTTCTCGCCCACGCCCAAATACATGATCGGCACGCCAGTGACAGCGCGGATGGAAAGGGCAGCTCCGCCTCGAGCATCACCATCCACCTTGGTCAAGATCAGGCCAGTCAGTCGCACACGTCGGTTGAATTCCTCTGCCACACGCACGGCATCCTGGCCAGTCATGGCATCTGCTACCAGCAGGACTTCGACTGGAGAAACCTGTCGCACGATTTCCTCCAGTTCGCGCATCATCTCATCGTCAATGTGCAGCCGACCGCCCGTGTCCAGGATGACCACACTGTAAGCACCCTTGCGCGCTCGAGCAACCGCATTGACGCAGATACGTGGTGGGGGCACTTGATCGCCTTCGCTGTGTACCGTGATGTCCAACTGGCGACCAAGTATCTCCAGTTGCGTGATCGCCGCTGGTCGCCGCGTATCTGCTGCCACTAGCAAGAGACGCTGCCCTGACTGCCGCAACTTGAGTGCCAACTTGGCAGCGGTAGTAGTCTTGCCCGATCCTTGCAAGCCAGCAAGCATAACCACATGAGGCGGCGGACCGGACAGATCCAGTTTTCGCGGCTCGCCTAAAGTGGCAATGAGCTCCTCGTGGACGATCTTGATCACCATCTGAGCGGGAGAGAGGCTCTTCATCACCTCTGCACCGACAGCCCGCTCGCGCACACGAGCGATGAAATCTTTCACCACTCGGAAATTGACGTCTGCTTCGAGCAGCGCCAGACGCACCTCACGCAACGCGGCATCTACGTCCGCTTCGGAAAGACGTCCTTTTCCGGAGAGTTTCTTGAAAATATCTTGTAGTCTGGTGGTCAGATTGTCGAACATAGAGAACTTCCCGTTATCACTTGCCAGCAGGCAGTAGTATGCGAAAACTGCCGCCTGTCTGTTTGCATACGAACGAGCCGAAGAAATGGTTTTCCATCATGGCTTGCAGGAGATTGTAATGTAGAGGGGATGTTTGGTCAAAATAGACGATTAGCGTAAGCGCAACAGCGATTTGGCAAAAGGAGCAGACTTGGCTATAATAGATCTCAAACGGGGCGTAGCGCAGCCCGGTAGCGCACTTGAATGGGGTTCAAGTGGTCCGCGGTTCAAATCCGCGCGCCCCGACTGAAAATCCTTAGGTTTTGCAACCTAAGGATTTTATTTCTATTAATCCGTGTTGAGCGCTTGCCTAATTTTCGCTCCTACCTCACGCAGCACCTCTGGGTCCTCGCGTTGATGCCGCCATATCGGCACCAGTCCATCATCCCACCAACGGGGAATTACGTGCATGTGAAAGTGGTACACACTCTGAAAAGCCGCGCGACGGTTGGCTTGGATGAGGTTCACGCCATCGGGCTGCAGCGCCTTGTCTATAGCCCGCGCCACGCGCACCACGGTGCGCATCACGTGCAATGCATCTTCCTCGCCCACATCGAAGAGGTCTCGTGCGTGCTTCTTGGGGATGACCAGCACATGACCCCGTGTAGCCGGATTGATATCCATGAAAGCCATCGTGTGCTCGTCTTCATAGACCACCACCGCTGGCGCTTGGCCATTGACGATGGCACAGAAGACACAAAAATCGGAAGAATGCCCAACATGGTTATCCATTGCCGATTATTGCCCTCCTAAGGTACTCACATTGTGCTGGTTAATGATAAAAAATTGGGCACAAAACTCCAAAAAGAACTGGGGTCTACCGTGGCTGGCTCACCAGTTATGTGGATTTGGTCATCCGCCCCGTGTCATTTATCATAGGTCAAGCAACTTCTCCAGGAGGTCCAAATGATCGCAGATGCACAAACGCTATCTGTTGTTCACCGTCGTTACAACCCACTAACACGCGAGTGGGTTCTGGTATCTCCGCACCGCATGGAACGCCCCTGGCTCGGCCTGGTGGAGACCCCACCACGAGAGACGCGTCCCGCCTACGACCCAGAGTGCTACCTATGCCCAGGCAACATGCGTGCCAAAGGCACGCAAAACCCAGACTATGAAGGCACATTTGTCTTTGATAACGATTTCAGCGCTTTGCTGCCCTACTCCGCAGGCATCGGTGATGCAGCCAAAGTACACTCCTCGCTCCTGGTCAGCCACCCAGAACGCGGCATCTGCCGCGTGATTTGCTTCTCTCCCCGTCACGACCTGACTTTGGCTGAAATGACAGTGGATCAAATTCGCGCTGTGGTCGATCTCTGGATAGAACAGTACATCGAACTAGGGGCGCTTTCATTCATCCGCTATGTGCAGATTTTCGAGAACAAAGGGGAGATGATGGGTGCTTCCAATCCGCATCCACATGGGCAAATCTGGGCCAATGAGTCTCTACCTACGGAAGTGATTAAGGAGAACGCGGCGCAAGAGGACTATCTGCATGAGTCAGGGCGCTGCTTGCTGTGCGACTACCTGGCGCTAGAGATGATAGAAGGAACGCGCATTGTGCTGGAAAACGATGGTTTTGTCGTTCTAGTCCCCTTTTGGGCAATCTGGCCCTTTGAGACGATGCTGCTCAGCAAACGCCATGTCTCCTCTTTGTCCCACCTCGATGGAGAAGAACGCGATGCGCTAGCGGATATCCTCAAACGATTAACCTGTCGCTATGATAACTTGTTCCAGGCATCCTTTCCCTACTCAATGGGCTTTCATCAGCAGCCCACGGATGGCCAGCTCCATCCTGCGTGGCACTTGCACGCACATTTCTATCCGCCGTTGCTCCGTTCAGCTACTGTGCGCAAGTTCATGGTTGGCTACGAGATGCTAGCGCAGCCTCAACGTGACTTGACGGCTGAAGCTGCTGCAGAACGGTTAAGAGGGCTATCCGATATGCATTACAAAGAACTCGACCGCTAAAACCTTGCACGGCTTTGCCTTATCCTCGTGACCGAAGGGCACAACCGCTATGGACAAGTTCATTTTTGCTGGGCACCGACCCTCTTGATGGTCAGAGTTTCTTCGTACATTTCTTGAGCGCTGCGTTGGCGTGCCACACCTGGCGGGCCACCGAGCATAGCGGCGAGTTCCTCAATACGTTCCTGCTCACCAAGCTCCTGCACACGTGTCACCGTGCGTCCTTGACTCTGCACCTTATCTACCTTGTAATGAGCATCACCATAGCAGGCTAACTGGGGCAGATGCGTGACACATAATACTTGGTGCTTGGATGTCAAGCCCCACAGTTTGCGTCCTACCACGCCTCCCGCACGGCCGCCGATACCTTGGTCAATTTCGTCAAAGATAAGCGTAGGCACTTCATCAGCCGCAGTAAGCACCACTTTCAGGGCCAACATAAGCCGAGAAGTCTCGCCCCCTGAAGCAATTTTGGCCAATGGTTTTGGCGGCTCGCCGACATTGGGTGAAATTAGGAATTCCACGTGATCAATGCCACTTAGATCGCAGGCATAGCGTTTGCCCTCGACCAGCACCCCATCCTCTGCTTCTTTCCAATGCATGTCCACTACGAAGCGAGCTTGCTTCATGTTCAGCTCATCGAGCTCACGCTCTACAGCTGCCTCCAACCGATTGGCAGCCTCGCGCCTGGCTGCTGAGAGTGCGGACGCTTGGGCTCCAACTTCCACGATCAGACGGGCTTCCTCTTCTTCCAATTCGGCAATACGCTCTTCGTTATGGGTAATCGCATGTAATTCCTTCGCTGCCCCTTCAGCAAAATGCAACACTTCCGCGATGGAATTGCCGTACTTGCGTTTCAAGTTGTGGATCAAATCCAGCCGTTCTTCGATCATTTGCAAGCGCACCGGGTTGAATTCGATTTTATCCCGATAACTGCGCAGCGTGCGCGCGAGGTCATCGAGTTGGTAAGATATCTCCTCCACGAATTGGCGCTGCGGCGCGATATGCGCATCGAGTTTCTCCAATTCGGTCAGGTCGCGCAGCACGCTTTCCAGCATATCAACTACCGTGTGTTGTTCCTCACTGCCACCACCAAGCTTTTGAAAAGCTGTGTTGGCCAGCATAGAAAGACGTTCCGCATTGAGCAGCAACTTGCGTTCTGCCAAAAGCTCTTCCTCTTCGCCGGGGCGGAGTTTTGCGTCCTCGATTTCGCGTATTTGGTACTGCAGCAAATCAGCTCTGCGCGCTAATTCGCGCTCGTCTCGGCGCAGAGCGGCCAGTTCCTCACGCACCTTGCGCAACATTCGCACCTGCTCGGCTAACCCAGCCCGCTGCTCTTGCAAGCCACCGTACCGATCTAGGAAATTCAAATGCTCTTTGACGCGCAGAAGAGACAGGTGCTCCCCTTGCCCGTGGATATCAACCAAGCGCTCGCCTATCTGGGCAAAGATGCCCAAGGTCACTGTGCGCCCGTTTACCCGGCAGACATGGCGGCCATTCCGATTAATCTCACGTGTGAGAATGAGCGTGTCGCTGTCATCATCCAGTCCGTGTTCGTGCAGAAACGGTATCAACTCGTCACGAAGCGCAGGGGATAAAATAAAAACCCCTTCTATGCGCGCGCCTTCTGTTCCCGAACGAATGAGTTCTACATCTCCGCGCCCTCCGAGCAACGTGCTCACTGCATCAATAATGATGGATTTGCCCGCGCCCGTCTCGCCTGTGAGCACAGTAAACCCCGACGAAATCGTCAGATGCAGATGATCAATGATGGCAAAGTTGGAAATATTCAGTTCGGACAACAACCCCCGACCTCCGAATACCTCAATCAGTGGTTACCAATCTCTTAGAGTAAAAGCGAATAGGTTGCAATACCACTCTCGATATTTCACCCTTGTAACTCAAAGCCAAACGCACAGCTTTTACCTGAGCCGTTCGAATAGCGCCTTGTAAAAGTAATTACGCTCTCCCATGCGCACAAAACGACACACGTTTCGACTAGCTGCTACAACGATCATATCGCCGTCTCCCAGCGGGAGGTCCACCTGACCATCAATAGTCAGCGAAGCTTCGTATTCTGTGGAAAGCTCCAAATGTACGCGCACTCCAGCGGGCAGCACCAAGGCTGTAGCCACACTTAAATGCGGAGCGATGGGCGTCAACAAAAGATTGAACAAACCAGGATCCAGGATTGGGCCGCCTACCGCAAGCGAGTAAGCTGTAGAACCTGTGGGAGTAGCTACGATCACGCCATCTGCCACATAGGTTGTCAGATACTGGCCATCCACATAGGTCTCGACCCGCACAACCCGCGCAATGCGCCCCCTGCTGACCACGACGTCATTGAGCGCTTCATACGAATGCACGATGCGTCGCTCCCGCTCTACATCCGCGTGCAGCATCATGCGCTCTTCCAACCAATATTGCCCATCCACGAGCGCCTCTAGCCTACCCCGTATTTGCGAAGGCTGCAATTCAGCTAGAAATCCTAGACGACCCAAGTTCACTCCCAGAATAGGCAGGCTATGGGCAGCCAAGATGCGCGCCGTGCGCACGATGGTGCCATCTCCGCCAAACGTAATCAACAAATCGGTCCCCTGTGCTTGTTGCAGCACTTCAGCTTCGTCCCAGGCTG is a genomic window of Chloroflexota bacterium containing:
- a CDS encoding CinA family nicotinamide mononucleotide deamidase-related protein, which translates into the protein MIAEIVTIGTELLLGEIVDTNAAHIARQLATIGVDHYYTTTVGDNEQRIVAVLQSALARSDVVITTGGLGPTVDDVTREAVARVCGRELVFHPELLAQIESFFRKRGTTMSPNNRRQAYVPAGAIVLENPVGTAPSFIVEVDQKAIICLPGVPHEMAYLLQKHVLPYLSHKMGEGAVILCRWVHTVGIGESMIGQAIFDLMHSNNPTVGTRAHPGQTDVCITAKAKTRAEALRLLESMEQQVRARLGSVVYGVDEETLPGIVVGALRQQKLTMAIGETNTGGLVARRLLEVEGGKEVLAGVRIALDGLTLAKEMAIPAAVLSEDTVRALAGVLREHYTADLGLIICESDGETPLLYIALAAPDGVHVHQWPSRGQSDVATLWTFYYALDVVRRWLMH
- a CDS encoding NTP transferase domain-containing protein produces the protein MSSTQSPLYGVILAGGGGTRLWPLSRMKQPKHLLALYSDDTMLAQTCARVQPLIPNDHLMVITVAEHAQAVRDELPTIPSANFVVEPIGRGTAPCIGLMALLIHKRDPDAIMISLHADHVVEDEQGFRRALRAAVRTAEDDHLITLGIQPTYPETGYGYIERGALLGRVGDQDVYRVERFTEKPDLGIACSFVQSGRYFWNSGIFVWKVSAILREMRRLLPELYAQLMELEPVLDTPKQAEAIERIWPTVRSVSIDVGIMERASDVVVIPADFGWSDVGCWSSVASLLPADNEGNVVQGEQIVLDCKDTFVYSSGRLVAVLGLQGMIVIDAGDAVLVCPKERAQDVKKVVEELKRQGKGQYL
- the dprA gene encoding DNA-protecting protein DprA, which codes for MRSMDTRYWVGFNIVPGIGPARLKKLLDYFGSAERAWHASALDLARAGLDRKPLQSLIAMRDKLDLDAEMHRIEDTGAHVFTLQDEGYPRLLRQINLPPPVLYVKGSYTPEDEWAVAVVGTRYAKAYGREATRYLAGELARNHITIISGLARGIDSEAHRAALEAGGRTIAVLGSGIDIIYPYENANLARDIVASGALITEYPLGTKPEKGNFPPRNRLISGLALGTLIAQAGEGSGALITAYYALEQGREVFAVPGSIFDHGCSGTNRLIQQGEAKLVMRAQDILEELNLTMVSQQAEVRAVVPENETEALVLRHLSEEPIHVDELGRATGLPIAQVTGTLALMELKGLVRQTGGMHYILAHESRHSYTVD
- a CDS encoding KH domain-containing protein, with translation MKELIEYIAKSLVDHPEEVRVEEIVGARSIIYELHVAPSDMGRVIGKNGRVANAIRSLLRVASTRAGKRAILEIVE
- the rpsP gene encoding 30S ribosomal protein S16, producing the protein MAVRIRLRRTGAKKQASYRIVVADARSPRDGRFIENIGYYNPRTDPPTFEIDEERARYWLSQGAQPSDAVARLLEKKGLITERKRRYSAPTATDVAAEPTAGGG
- the ffh gene encoding signal recognition particle protein, with the translated sequence MFDNLTTRLQDIFKKLSGKGRLSEADVDAALREVRLALLEADVNFRVVKDFIARVRERAVGAEVMKSLSPAQMVIKIVHEELIATLGEPRKLDLSGPPPHVVMLAGLQGSGKTTTAAKLALKLRQSGQRLLLVAADTRRPAAITQLEILGRQLDITVHSEGDQVPPPRICVNAVARARKGAYSVVILDTGGRLHIDDEMMRELEEIVRQVSPVEVLLVADAMTGQDAVRVAEEFNRRVRLTGLILTKVDGDARGGAALSIRAVTGVPIMYLGVGEKLDALEPFQPERLASRILGMGDVLTLIERAEAAFDQEQALKMEQKLRTATFDLEDFLEQMQQVRKMGPLHQLLEMIPGFSGIKSQLPEELTEKQMKRVEAIIRSMTPEERRDPRIINGSRKRRIARGSGTTVSEVNQLLNQFRQMQQLIKQMSTGRGPAALLGRFRL
- a CDS encoding HIT family protein encodes the protein MDNHVGHSSDFCVFCAIVNGQAPAVVVYEDEHTMAFMDINPATRGHVLVIPKKHARDLFDVGEEDALHVMRTVVRVARAIDKALQPDGVNLIQANRRAAFQSVYHFHMHVIPRWWDDGLVPIWRHQREDPEVLREVGAKIRQALNTD
- a CDS encoding UDP-glucose--hexose-1-phosphate uridylyltransferase, which translates into the protein MIADAQTLSVVHRRYNPLTREWVLVSPHRMERPWLGLVETPPRETRPAYDPECYLCPGNMRAKGTQNPDYEGTFVFDNDFSALLPYSAGIGDAAKVHSSLLVSHPERGICRVICFSPRHDLTLAEMTVDQIRAVVDLWIEQYIELGALSFIRYVQIFENKGEMMGASNPHPHGQIWANESLPTEVIKENAAQEDYLHESGRCLLCDYLALEMIEGTRIVLENDGFVVLVPFWAIWPFETMLLSKRHVSSLSHLDGEERDALADILKRLTCRYDNLFQASFPYSMGFHQQPTDGQLHPAWHLHAHFYPPLLRSATVRKFMVGYEMLAQPQRDLTAEAAAERLRGLSDMHYKELDR
- the recN gene encoding DNA repair protein RecN, translated to MSELNISNFAIIDHLHLTISSGFTVLTGETGAGKSIIIDAVSTLLGGRGDVELIRSGTEGARIEGVFILSPALRDELIPFLHEHGLDDDSDTLILTREINRNGRHVCRVNGRTVTLGIFAQIGERLVDIHGQGEHLSLLRVKEHLNFLDRYGGLQEQRAGLAEQVRMLRKVREELAALRRDERELARRADLLQYQIREIEDAKLRPGEEEELLAERKLLLNAERLSMLANTAFQKLGGGSEEQHTVVDMLESVLRDLTELEKLDAHIAPQRQFVEEISYQLDDLARTLRSYRDKIEFNPVRLQMIEERLDLIHNLKRKYGNSIAEVLHFAEGAAKELHAITHNEERIAELEEEEARLIVEVGAQASALSAARREAANRLEAAVERELDELNMKQARFVVDMHWKEAEDGVLVEGKRYACDLSGIDHVEFLISPNVGEPPKPLAKIASGGETSRLMLALKVVLTAADEVPTLIFDEIDQGIGGRAGGVVGRKLWGLTSKHQVLCVTHLPQLACYGDAHYKVDKVQSQGRTVTRVQELGEQERIEELAAMLGGPPGVARQRSAQEMYEETLTIKRVGAQQK
- a CDS encoding NAD(+)/NADH kinase, producing the protein MKRFGLLHHPKISESQTLAQEVETALQAYGVSVWQASAWDEAEVLQQAQGTDLLITFGGDGTIVRTARILAAHSLPILGVNLGRLGFLAELQPSQIRGRLEALVDGQYWLEERMMLHADVERERRIVHSYEALNDVVVSRGRIARVVRVETYVDGQYLTTYVADGVIVATPTGSTAYSLAVGGPILDPGLFNLLLTPIAPHLSVATALVLPAGVRVHLELSTEYEASLTIDGQVDLPLGDGDMIVVAASRNVCRFVRMGERNYFYKALFERLR